The Agromyces sp. LHK192 genome includes a window with the following:
- a CDS encoding C40 family peptidase produces the protein MAEHRTRPVSRVKPATVFSAVAIGAVTVTAAAAGGPAFAAPDYPTWEEIEQAKANEHTKQAEIDRLNELLAGLRSAADAAIEASMIADEAYRTTIVKRDAAAERERELGAEADEAEAVAEISRMRAGLLAAHLAKTAGQDLSAELAFSGDADGLLDQLGLASQLGQRSQTVYEQALADRNSAQSLREQAQTATAERERLAKRAEQQADEAREAADAASAAVAEAETRSGELYAQLASLQGTTADLERQRAEGIEIERQEAAAAAAAAAEAAAAAAAAEAANRPPPGNGGGGGSSGGGSGGGGGGPVVGPPNSSAVETAIWFASQQLGERYVLGGAGPDVWDCSGLTKVSYANAGIYVGTHSATNQYRTLAAQGKAVPLSQIQRGDLLFWGGGGDYYHVAIYLGGGRILEAPREGVPVREYFIWGSPAAAARPAG, from the coding sequence TTGGCTGAGCACCGCACGAGACCGGTGTCGCGGGTGAAGCCCGCGACCGTGTTCTCGGCGGTCGCCATCGGCGCCGTCACGGTCACCGCGGCCGCTGCGGGCGGCCCGGCGTTCGCCGCGCCCGACTATCCCACCTGGGAGGAGATCGAGCAGGCCAAGGCGAACGAGCACACCAAGCAGGCCGAGATCGACCGGCTGAACGAGTTGCTCGCGGGCCTGCGCAGCGCAGCGGATGCCGCGATCGAGGCGTCGATGATCGCCGACGAGGCGTACCGCACCACCATCGTGAAACGGGATGCCGCCGCCGAGCGCGAGCGCGAACTCGGCGCCGAGGCCGACGAGGCTGAGGCGGTCGCCGAGATATCGCGCATGCGGGCCGGGCTCCTCGCCGCGCACCTCGCGAAGACCGCCGGTCAAGACCTCTCGGCCGAGCTCGCGTTCTCGGGCGACGCCGACGGCCTGCTCGACCAGCTCGGCCTCGCGTCGCAGCTCGGGCAGCGTTCGCAGACGGTGTACGAGCAGGCGTTGGCCGACCGCAACAGCGCGCAGTCCCTACGCGAGCAGGCGCAGACGGCGACCGCCGAACGGGAACGCCTCGCGAAGCGCGCCGAGCAGCAGGCCGACGAGGCCCGCGAGGCCGCCGACGCCGCGAGCGCCGCGGTCGCCGAGGCCGAGACGAGGTCGGGCGAGCTCTATGCGCAGCTCGCGAGCCTGCAGGGCACGACGGCCGACCTCGAACGCCAGCGCGCGGAGGGCATCGAGATCGAACGCCAGGAGGCGGCCGCCGCTGCAGCGGCAGCGGCCGAGGCGGCGGCAGCCGCAGCCGCAGCGGAAGCGGCGAACCGGCCGCCACCAGGCAACGGCGGCGGAGGCGGGAGCTCGGGCGGCGGCTCCGGCGGTGGAGGCGGCGGCCCGGTCGTCGGCCCGCCGAACTCCAGCGCCGTCGAGACCGCGATCTGGTTCGCGAGCCAGCAGCTCGGCGAACGCTACGTGCTCGGCGGTGCCGGCCCCGACGTCTGGGACTGCTCAGGCCTCACGAAGGTGTCGTACGCGAACGCCGGCATCTACGTCGGCACGCACTCGGCCACGAACCAGTACCGCACGCTCGCCGCGCAGGGCAAGGCGGTGCCGCTGTCGCAGATCCAACGCGGCGACCTGCTGTTCTGGGGCGGCGGGGGCGACTACTACCACGTCGCGATCTACCTCGGCGGCGGACGCATCCTCGAGGCGCCCCGCGAGGGCGTGCCCGTCCGCGAGTACTTCATCTGGGGATCGCCGGCCGCCGCGGCCCGCCCCGCCGGCTGA
- the folK gene encoding 2-amino-4-hydroxy-6-hydroxymethyldihydropteridine diphosphokinase yields MSRAIIAFGANLGDREATIASAIRALADADGVELVRVSPVYESVAIKDTGVDHEAPGYLNGVVAVDTTLEPHALLDLLLRIEADHGRVRTEHWGDRTLDLDLLDVDGLVVDDERLTLPHPRAWQRAFVLAPWLDVDPDASITGRGSVRDLLAAATDEVTRR; encoded by the coding sequence GTGAGCCGTGCGATCATCGCCTTCGGGGCGAACCTCGGCGACCGCGAGGCGACCATCGCGTCGGCGATCCGCGCACTGGCCGACGCCGACGGGGTCGAGCTCGTGCGGGTCTCTCCCGTCTACGAATCCGTCGCGATCAAGGACACCGGCGTCGACCACGAGGCGCCCGGGTACCTCAACGGCGTCGTCGCGGTCGACACGACGCTCGAGCCGCACGCCCTGCTCGACCTGCTGCTGCGTATCGAGGCCGACCACGGCCGCGTGCGCACCGAGCACTGGGGCGATCGCACCCTCGACCTCGACCTCCTCGACGTCGACGGGCTCGTGGTCGACGACGAGCGACTGACGCTGCCGCATCCGCGTGCGTGGCAGCGCGCCTTCGTGCTCGCGCCGTGGCTCGACGTCGACCCCGACGCCTCGATCACCGGCCGAGGGTCGGTCCGCGACCTGCTCGCCGCCGCGACCGACGAGGTGACCAGGCGATGA
- the hpt gene encoding hypoxanthine phosphoribosyltransferase, whose amino-acid sequence MYASEIEADLTEVLVTEAEIQAKLDELARRIEADYDGRDILLVGVLKGAVMVMADLARSLKVHLNMDWMAVSSYGTGTKSSGVVRILKDLDSDLTGRHVLIVEDIIDSGLTLSWLRENLESRGAASVEICALFRKPDAAKVEVDVKYVGFDIPNQFVVGYGLDYAERYRNLRDVAILAPHVYS is encoded by the coding sequence ATGTACGCGAGCGAGATCGAAGCCGATCTGACCGAAGTCCTCGTCACGGAAGCGGAGATCCAAGCGAAGCTCGACGAGCTCGCCCGGCGGATCGAGGCCGACTACGACGGCCGTGACATCCTGCTCGTCGGCGTGCTGAAGGGCGCGGTCATGGTCATGGCCGACCTCGCCCGCTCGCTCAAGGTGCACCTCAACATGGACTGGATGGCCGTCTCGAGCTACGGCACCGGCACGAAGTCGTCGGGCGTCGTGCGGATCCTGAAGGACCTCGACTCCGACCTCACCGGCCGGCACGTGCTCATCGTCGAGGACATCATCGACTCGGGCCTCACCCTCAGTTGGCTGCGCGAGAACCTCGAATCGCGCGGCGCGGCGTCGGTCGAGATCTGCGCCCTGTTCCGCAAGCCCGACGCCGCCAAGGTCGAGGTCGACGTGAAGTACGTCGGGTTCGACATCCCGAACCAGTTCGTCGTCGGCTACGGGCTCGACTACGCCGAGCGGTACCGCAACCTGCGCGACGTCGCGATCCTCGCGCCGCACGTCTACTCGTAA
- the folE gene encoding GTP cyclohydrolase I, translating to MAEVDAARIERAVTEILLAIGEDPTRAGLERTPQRVAEAYADFFGGLAVDPLSHLADSVAVDSAIHAAATGADTEAAPAAATGDAVVLRDLAFRSVCEHHLLPFVGTAHVAYLPGERVVGLGRIPAVVDTLARRPQLQERLTEEIADTLVAGLDPRGVLVVLDAQHRCVTTRGALQQRSSTITIAGRGELAKPAARAEIIALIGAGVIDADASSSRTPTDA from the coding sequence ATGGCCGAGGTCGACGCCGCCCGCATCGAACGGGCGGTCACGGAGATCCTCCTCGCGATCGGCGAGGATCCGACGAGGGCGGGCCTCGAGCGCACCCCGCAGCGGGTCGCCGAGGCTTACGCCGACTTCTTCGGCGGCCTCGCCGTCGACCCGCTGAGCCACCTCGCGGACTCGGTCGCGGTCGACTCCGCGATCCACGCGGCGGCGACCGGTGCCGACACCGAAGCCGCTCCGGCTGCCGCCACCGGCGATGCCGTCGTGCTGCGCGACCTCGCGTTCCGGTCGGTGTGCGAGCACCACCTGCTGCCGTTCGTCGGCACCGCCCATGTCGCGTACCTCCCGGGCGAGCGCGTGGTCGGCCTCGGCCGCATCCCGGCCGTCGTCGACACCCTGGCGCGGCGCCCGCAGCTGCAGGAACGCCTCACCGAGGAGATCGCCGACACCCTCGTCGCCGGCCTCGACCCGCGCGGCGTGCTCGTCGTGCTCGACGCGCAGCACCGGTGCGTGACGACCCGAGGCGCGCTCCAGCAGCGCAGCTCGACCATCACGATCGCCGGTCGCGGCGAGCTCGCGAAACCCGCCGCGCGCGCCGAGATCATCGCGCTCATCGGGGCGGGCGTCATTGATGCAGACGCGTCGTCGAGCAGGACCCCGACGGATGCCTGA
- the folB gene encoding dihydroneopterin aldolase, translating to MADRRDRITLTGLRVQANHGVFDFEREQGQVFVVDVVAFVDLAAAAAGDDLERTVHYGVLAEAVVAAVERDPVDLIETVAERVASVALGFGAVDEVEVTVHKPDAPIAVAFDDVAVTVVRGRA from the coding sequence GTGGCTGACCGGCGAGATCGCATCACCCTGACCGGCCTGCGCGTGCAGGCGAACCACGGCGTCTTCGACTTCGAACGCGAGCAGGGGCAGGTCTTCGTCGTCGACGTCGTCGCCTTCGTCGACCTCGCCGCGGCCGCCGCCGGCGACGACCTCGAGCGCACCGTGCACTACGGCGTGCTGGCCGAGGCCGTCGTGGCCGCCGTCGAGCGCGACCCGGTCGACCTGATCGAGACCGTCGCCGAGCGGGTGGCATCCGTCGCCCTCGGATTCGGGGCGGTCGACGAGGTCGAGGTCACGGTCCACAAGCCGGATGCCCCGATCGCCGTCGCGTTCGACGACGTCGCGGTCACCGTGGTGCGGGGTCGCGCGTGA
- the tilS gene encoding tRNA lysidine(34) synthetase TilS has translation MPSEDQTDASRRPRLTPPIADVRRAVRAVLPESGRVLVALSGGADSLALAAATAFEAPRSGLEAGAVIVDHGLQDASAVVAARAADEARALGLDPVLVRRVQVDGEGGPEASARRARYAALDAAALETRAEIVLLGHTLDDQAETVLLGLARGSGGASLSGMAARTGRYARPLLGIRRETTRQACLDAGLEPWDDPHNTDASYARVRVREMVLPVLERELGPGIAEALARTAEQLREDEAAFDAQIEEFIEEVCEPAEAGIAVSAPWLAANPAALRQRIIRHVVASEFGVSLSRVQTLEVARLVTDWHGQGPVDLPGGGRATRTGRHVVFSATGATEILPHDH, from the coding sequence ATGCCCTCCGAAGACCAGACGGATGCCTCTCGCCGCCCCCGCCTGACCCCGCCGATCGCCGACGTGCGACGTGCGGTGCGTGCCGTGCTGCCCGAGTCGGGACGCGTGCTGGTCGCCCTGTCGGGCGGCGCCGACTCGCTCGCGCTCGCCGCGGCGACCGCGTTCGAGGCGCCGCGCTCAGGGCTCGAGGCCGGTGCGGTGATCGTCGACCACGGACTGCAGGATGCCTCCGCGGTGGTCGCCGCGCGTGCGGCCGACGAGGCCCGCGCGCTCGGCCTCGATCCCGTGCTCGTGCGCCGGGTCCAGGTGGACGGCGAGGGCGGGCCCGAGGCATCCGCTCGCCGAGCCAGGTACGCGGCGCTCGACGCGGCCGCGCTCGAGACCCGCGCCGAGATCGTGCTGCTCGGTCACACCCTCGACGACCAGGCCGAAACCGTGCTGCTCGGCCTCGCCCGCGGCTCGGGCGGCGCGAGCCTGTCGGGCATGGCTGCCCGCACCGGTCGGTACGCGCGGCCGCTGCTCGGCATCCGTCGCGAGACGACACGACAGGCCTGCCTCGATGCCGGACTCGAACCGTGGGACGACCCGCACAACACGGATGCCTCCTACGCGCGCGTGCGCGTCCGCGAGATGGTGCTGCCCGTGCTCGAGCGCGAACTCGGCCCGGGCATCGCCGAGGCGCTCGCCCGCACCGCCGAACAGCTTCGCGAAGACGAGGCGGCCTTCGACGCGCAGATCGAGGAGTTCATCGAGGAGGTCTGCGAGCCCGCCGAGGCCGGCATCGCGGTGTCGGCGCCGTGGCTCGCCGCGAACCCCGCGGCGCTGCGGCAGCGCATCATCCGGCACGTCGTCGCGAGCGAGTTCGGCGTCTCGCTGAGCCGGGTGCAGACCCTCGAGGTCGCCCGGCTCGTCACCGACTGGCATGGGCAGGGACCGGTCGACCTGCCCGGCGGCGGGCGCGCCACCCGCACCGGGCGTCACGTCGTCTTCTCGGCGACGGGCGCGACCGAGATCCTGCCGCACGACCACTGA
- the ftsH gene encoding ATP-dependent zinc metalloprotease FtsH produces the protein MNMKKILRGPIIYILLAIVAVWIGSSLITASGFRQVSTQEGLDFLNDGKVAAVKIVDGENRVDLTLTEADDEYGTQVQFYYVTPRGTDVVEAVDAANPSDGFNDEVPQPNWFLSMLGILLPLVLIGLFFWIMLSGMQGGGNKVMQFGKSRAKLVSKESPTVTFDDVAGSDEAIEELHEIKEFLKEPAKFQAVGARIPKGVLLYGPPGTGKTLLARAVAGEAGVPFYSISGSDFVEMFVGVGASRVRDLFEQAKQNSPAIIFVDEIDAVGRHRGAGLGGGHDEREQTLNQLLVEMDGFDPKTNVILIAATNRPDILDPALLRPGRFDRQIGVDAPDLKGRHKILEVHSKGKPLANGVDLEVLARKTPGFTGADLANVLNEAALLTARSNAQLIDNRALDEAVDRVIAGPQRRSRVMKDKEKLITAYHEGGHALAAAAMNHTDPVTKITILPRGRALGYTMVMPLEDKYSVTRNELLDQLTYAMGGRVAEEIVFHDPSTGASNDIEKATSTARKMVTEYGMSANVGAVKLGQSQGEVFLGRDMGHQRDYSEEIAETVDVEVRALIEQAHDEAWQVLNDNRDILDKLAAELLEHETLDHNQIAEIFKDVRKLPPRPLWLSSDKRPVSDIPPITFPEDKLPIDEGMVDGGVDSQDTPIEEPVATRKPRSNPRPATA, from the coding sequence ATGAACATGAAGAAGATCCTGCGCGGGCCGATCATCTACATCCTGCTCGCGATCGTCGCGGTCTGGATCGGGTCGAGCCTGATCACCGCGTCCGGCTTCCGCCAGGTCTCGACGCAGGAGGGCCTCGACTTCCTCAACGACGGCAAGGTCGCCGCCGTGAAGATCGTCGACGGCGAGAACCGCGTCGACCTCACGCTCACCGAGGCCGACGACGAGTACGGCACGCAGGTGCAGTTCTACTACGTGACGCCTCGCGGAACCGACGTGGTCGAGGCCGTCGACGCGGCGAACCCGTCCGACGGCTTCAACGACGAGGTGCCGCAGCCGAACTGGTTCCTCTCGATGCTCGGCATCCTGCTGCCGCTCGTGCTGATCGGCCTCTTCTTCTGGATCATGCTCTCGGGCATGCAGGGCGGCGGCAACAAGGTCATGCAGTTCGGCAAGTCGCGCGCGAAGCTCGTCTCGAAGGAGAGCCCGACCGTCACGTTCGACGACGTCGCCGGCAGCGACGAGGCGATCGAGGAGCTCCACGAGATCAAGGAGTTCCTCAAGGAGCCGGCGAAGTTCCAGGCCGTCGGCGCCCGCATCCCGAAGGGCGTGCTGCTGTACGGCCCTCCCGGTACGGGCAAGACCCTGCTCGCTCGCGCCGTCGCGGGTGAGGCGGGCGTGCCGTTCTACTCCATCTCGGGCTCCGACTTCGTCGAGATGTTCGTCGGCGTCGGTGCGAGCCGCGTGCGCGACCTGTTCGAGCAGGCCAAGCAGAACTCGCCGGCCATCATCTTCGTCGACGAGATCGACGCGGTCGGCCGTCACCGCGGCGCCGGCCTCGGCGGCGGGCACGACGAGCGCGAGCAGACGCTGAACCAGCTCCTCGTCGAGATGGACGGATTCGACCCCAAGACGAACGTCATCCTCATCGCGGCGACCAACCGCCCCGACATCCTCGACCCCGCGCTCCTGCGCCCGGGCCGCTTCGACCGCCAGATCGGCGTCGACGCGCCCGACCTCAAGGGCCGACACAAGATCCTCGAGGTGCACTCCAAGGGCAAGCCGCTCGCGAACGGCGTCGACCTCGAGGTGCTCGCGCGCAAGACGCCGGGCTTCACCGGCGCCGACCTCGCGAACGTCCTGAACGAGGCCGCGCTGCTCACCGCCCGCTCGAACGCGCAGCTCATCGACAACCGCGCCCTCGACGAGGCGGTCGACCGCGTCATCGCCGGCCCGCAGCGCCGGTCGCGCGTCATGAAGGACAAGGAGAAGCTCATCACCGCGTACCACGAGGGCGGCCACGCCCTCGCCGCGGCGGCGATGAACCACACCGACCCGGTGACGAAGATCACGATCCTGCCGCGCGGTCGCGCCCTCGGCTACACGATGGTCATGCCGCTGGAGGACAAGTACTCGGTCACCCGCAACGAGCTGCTCGACCAGCTCACCTACGCGATGGGCGGCCGGGTCGCCGAGGAGATCGTGTTCCACGACCCGTCGACGGGCGCCTCGAACGACATCGAGAAGGCCACCTCGACGGCCCGCAAGATGGTCACCGAGTACGGCATGTCGGCGAACGTCGGCGCGGTCAAGCTCGGCCAGTCGCAGGGCGAGGTCTTCCTCGGTCGCGACATGGGCCACCAGCGCGACTACTCCGAGGAGATCGCCGAGACGGTCGACGTCGAGGTGCGCGCGCTCATCGAGCAGGCGCACGACGAGGCGTGGCAGGTGCTGAACGACAACCGCGACATCCTCGACAAGCTGGCCGCCGAGCTGCTCGAGCACGAGACGCTCGACCACAACCAGATCGCCGAGATCTTCAAGGACGTCAGGAAGCTGCCGCCGCGTCCGCTGTGGCTGTCGAGCGACAAGCGCCCGGTGTCCGACATCCCGCCGATCACGTTCCCCGAGGACAAGCTGCCCATCGACGAGGGCATGGTCGACGGCGGCGTGGACTCGCAGGACACGCCCATCGAGGAGCCGGTCGCGACGCGCAAGCCGCGCTCCAACCCCCGACCCGCGACCGCGTAA
- a CDS encoding helix-turn-helix domain-containing protein, whose translation MHTIETATDVGGLLREWREHRRYSQLALSSETGISTRHLSFVETGKSNPGRDLLLRLAEHLDLPLRERNRLLLAGGFAPAFPADDLDGDRSQGVRAQLRRLLDVHAPYPALVVDAAWNVVDANAHVGILLQGVDRALLAPPMNALRVTLDPRGMAPHIENLEQWREHLLGRARRQASLTRDGRLLEVLHEYDVHEHDEPGGHEPGTAPHDGEIALPLRLRVGGETLSFLSTISTFGTPLDVTLSELAVEAFLPADDATRRALERFEPVLQPDDVLGG comes from the coding sequence ATGCACACGATCGAGACCGCGACCGACGTCGGCGGCCTGCTGCGGGAGTGGCGTGAGCACCGTCGGTACAGCCAGTTGGCCCTCTCGTCGGAGACGGGCATCTCGACGAGGCATCTGAGCTTCGTGGAGACGGGCAAGTCGAATCCGGGCAGGGACCTGCTGCTCCGGCTCGCCGAGCATCTCGACCTGCCGCTGCGGGAGCGAAACCGGCTGTTGCTCGCGGGCGGCTTCGCCCCCGCGTTCCCGGCCGACGACCTCGACGGCGATCGGAGTCAGGGTGTTCGTGCGCAGCTGCGCCGGTTGCTCGACGTGCACGCGCCGTATCCGGCGCTCGTGGTGGATGCCGCGTGGAACGTCGTGGACGCGAACGCGCACGTCGGCATCCTGCTGCAGGGGGTCGACCGGGCGCTGCTGGCGCCGCCGATGAACGCGCTGCGGGTCACCCTCGACCCGCGCGGCATGGCACCGCACATCGAGAACCTGGAGCAGTGGCGCGAGCACCTGCTCGGCCGTGCCCGTCGGCAGGCGAGCCTGACGCGCGACGGTCGCCTGCTCGAGGTGCTGCACGAGTACGACGTCCACGAGCACGACGAGCCGGGCGGGCACGAACCGGGCACCGCCCCGCACGACGGCGAGATCGCGCTGCCGCTCCGACTGCGGGTCGGCGGCGAGACGCTCAGCTTCCTGTCGACGATCTCGACGTTCGGCACACCGCTCGACGTCACGCTCTCGGAGCTCGCGGTCGAGGCGTTCCTTCCCGCGGACGACGCCACGAGACGCGCCCTCGAACGGTTCGAGCCGGTACTGCAGCCCGACGACGTGCTCGGCGGCTGA
- the ppa gene encoding inorganic diphosphatase produces the protein MGEYNAVIEIPKGSRNKYEVDHETGRIFLDRVLYTSFVYPTDYGFFENTLGDDGDPLDVLVLLEYPVFPGVGLKVRPVGVFHMTDDGGGDAKVIAVLAGDPRWNHIQDVDDIPEYTRKEIEHFFEHYKDLEPGKWVKTEGWANAAEAEALIQKAIEAYPGH, from the coding sequence ATGGGCGAGTACAACGCCGTCATCGAGATCCCCAAGGGGAGCCGCAACAAGTACGAGGTCGACCACGAGACGGGTCGCATCTTCCTCGACCGCGTGCTCTACACGAGCTTCGTGTACCCGACCGACTACGGCTTCTTCGAGAACACCTTGGGCGACGACGGCGACCCGCTGGACGTGCTCGTGCTGCTCGAGTACCCCGTCTTCCCCGGCGTCGGCCTCAAGGTGCGCCCGGTCGGCGTGTTCCACATGACCGACGACGGCGGCGGCGACGCCAAGGTGATCGCGGTGCTCGCGGGCGACCCGCGCTGGAACCACATCCAGGACGTCGACGACATCCCCGAGTACACGCGCAAGGAGATCGAGCACTTCTTCGAGCACTACAAGGACCTCGAGCCCGGCAAGTGGGTCAAGACCGAGGGCTGGGCGAACGCGGCCGAGGCCGAGGCGCTGATCCAGAAGGCGATCGAGGCCTACCCCGGTCACTGA
- a CDS encoding DUF3180 domain-containing protein, with protein MKRTHPTSLIACVIAGAVIGYLGELLLVTSGANAVVPPLSLPITLVGVAAIVLSLAWPIRRSVTGASTRRVDPFRAMRVAVLAKASSLTGAVVVGLGLGIVLFLATRAVVPNPGTLWLALATALGAAVMLAGGLVAEWCCTLPPDDDDEEHAHA; from the coding sequence ATGAAGCGCACCCACCCGACCTCCCTGATCGCCTGCGTGATCGCCGGCGCCGTGATCGGATACCTCGGCGAGCTGCTGCTCGTCACCTCCGGCGCGAACGCCGTCGTGCCGCCGCTGTCGTTGCCGATCACCCTCGTCGGCGTCGCGGCGATCGTGCTGAGCCTCGCCTGGCCGATCCGGCGCTCGGTCACGGGGGCGTCGACGCGACGGGTCGATCCGTTCCGCGCGATGCGCGTCGCGGTGCTCGCGAAGGCGTCGAGCCTGACCGGCGCCGTGGTCGTCGGTCTCGGCCTGGGCATCGTGCTCTTCCTCGCGACCCGCGCCGTGGTGCCGAACCCCGGTACGCTGTGGCTCGCGCTCGCCACCGCGCTGGGCGCCGCCGTGATGCTGGCCGGGGGACTGGTCGCCGAGTGGTGCTGCACCCTTCCACCCGACGATGA
- a CDS encoding M23 family metallopeptidase, giving the protein MDRTTARRPDTSRRRLSERSVAPRGSILRSIRRAGADERGARRGGPRILRGARRNRAIAALLSATFALSLSIAQPGAATAATYPTWDELQAAKANTAAGAAAVTQIVGLIAQLEANVEATRAEAERRMVEMLEAQDRYDDAVRRADEIQRQADASAAEAATAKTNAGQVAAQLFRTGSSDVSMSLMFDAGDAQSTDALLAKLGSMDKMVERTSAIYEKAQEQANTAASLGEQAKVAQGEREKLRIAAEEALVAAQEAQAAAEAALAESEAKKVELEAQLAFLRDVEAKTTAAYEEGERIRKEEERKRREALEAALRAGNGAAAGTVASSGWAKPAYGRITSGYGARSSLCGGGYCSGSFHYAYDLGTGCDAPIYAANSGVVVISGWSGSYGNYIKVNHGGDISTGYAHIRDGGLLVGTGAWVEAGQLIARSGTTGASTGCHLHFEVWHGGTRINPGPFMAERGVGLG; this is encoded by the coding sequence ATGGACCGAACCACTGCACGCCGGCCGGACACGAGCCGCCGACGCCTCAGCGAGCGCTCGGTCGCGCCCCGCGGAAGCATCCTGCGCAGCATCCGTCGCGCCGGCGCCGACGAACGCGGCGCCCGCCGAGGCGGCCCGCGCATCCTCCGCGGCGCCCGCCGCAACCGGGCGATCGCCGCCCTCCTGTCGGCCACGTTCGCGCTGAGTCTCTCGATCGCCCAGCCCGGCGCCGCGACGGCGGCGACGTATCCCACCTGGGACGAACTGCAGGCGGCGAAGGCGAACACCGCCGCGGGAGCCGCCGCGGTCACCCAGATCGTCGGGCTCATCGCGCAGCTCGAGGCGAACGTCGAGGCGACGCGCGCCGAGGCCGAGCGCCGCATGGTCGAGATGCTCGAGGCGCAGGACCGCTACGACGATGCGGTGCGGCGTGCCGACGAGATCCAGCGGCAAGCGGATGCCTCCGCCGCCGAGGCGGCGACCGCGAAGACCAACGCCGGCCAGGTCGCGGCGCAGCTGTTCCGCACGGGGTCGAGCGACGTCTCGATGTCGCTCATGTTCGATGCTGGCGACGCGCAGTCGACCGACGCGCTGCTCGCGAAGCTCGGCAGCATGGACAAGATGGTCGAGCGCACCTCCGCGATCTACGAGAAGGCGCAGGAGCAGGCGAACACCGCGGCCTCGCTCGGCGAGCAGGCGAAGGTGGCGCAGGGCGAGCGCGAGAAGCTCCGCATCGCGGCCGAGGAGGCGCTGGTCGCCGCGCAGGAGGCGCAGGCCGCGGCCGAGGCGGCGCTCGCCGAGTCCGAGGCGAAGAAGGTCGAGCTCGAGGCGCAGCTCGCATTCCTCCGCGACGTCGAGGCCAAGACCACCGCCGCGTACGAGGAGGGCGAGCGCATCCGCAAGGAGGAGGAGCGCAAGCGCCGCGAGGCACTCGAGGCTGCCCTGCGCGCCGGTAACGGTGCGGCGGCCGGCACGGTCGCCAGCTCCGGCTGGGCGAAGCCCGCGTACGGTCGCATCACGAGCGGCTACGGCGCTCGCAGTTCGCTGTGCGGCGGCGGATACTGCTCCGGTTCCTTCCACTACGCCTACGACCTCGGCACCGGATGCGACGCCCCGATCTATGCGGCCAACAGCGGCGTCGTCGTGATCTCGGGCTGGAGCGGCAGCTACGGCAACTACATCAAGGTCAACCACGGCGGCGACATCTCGACGGGCTACGCGCACATCCGCGACGGCGGGCTGCTCGTCGGCACGGGCGCGTGGGTCGAGGCGGGTCAGCTGATCGCGCGAAGCGGCACGACGGGCGCGTCGACCGGATGCCACCTGCACTTCGAGGTCTGGCACGGCGGTACCCGCATCAACCCCGGCCCGTTCATGGCGGAGCGGGGCGTGGGCCTTGGCTGA
- the folP gene encoding dihydropteroate synthase, giving the protein MPEPTLPLIMGVLNVTPDSFSDGGRWFDPDAAIAHGLELVAQGADLVDVGGESTRPGAALVEPDEEIRRVVPVISELAGRGIRVSVDTMHAATAAAAVEAGADVINDVSAGLADTAMARIAASSGAYYVAMHWRGHLGVVDSHADYDDVAREVRDELFARVEALVEAGVARERLILDPGLGFSKRAPQNWELLGRLDELQSLGFPVLVGASRKRFLGAMLPEGAPVEERDLPTAVISVLAAQAGAWAVRVHDVTATRRALDVLGAWQSGSRG; this is encoded by the coding sequence ATGCCTGAGCCCACGCTTCCGCTCATCATGGGCGTGCTCAACGTGACGCCCGACTCCTTCAGCGACGGCGGCCGGTGGTTCGACCCCGACGCCGCGATCGCCCACGGGCTCGAGCTGGTCGCGCAGGGCGCGGACCTGGTCGACGTCGGCGGGGAGTCCACCCGGCCGGGCGCCGCGCTGGTCGAGCCGGACGAGGAGATCCGTCGCGTGGTGCCGGTCATCAGCGAACTCGCGGGCCGAGGCATCCGGGTGAGCGTCGACACGATGCACGCGGCCACCGCGGCCGCCGCGGTGGAGGCGGGCGCCGACGTCATCAACGACGTGTCGGCGGGACTCGCCGACACAGCCATGGCCCGGATCGCGGCATCCAGCGGCGCGTACTACGTCGCGATGCACTGGCGCGGCCACCTTGGTGTCGTCGACAGCCACGCCGACTACGACGACGTCGCGCGAGAGGTGCGCGACGAGCTCTTCGCCAGGGTCGAGGCGCTGGTCGAGGCGGGCGTCGCGCGCGAGCGGCTGATCCTCGACCCCGGGCTCGGATTCTCCAAGCGCGCCCCGCAGAACTGGGAGCTGCTCGGCCGGCTCGACGAGCTCCAGTCCCTCGGGTTCCCGGTGCTCGTCGGCGCGTCGCGCAAGCGGTTCCTCGGCGCGATGCTGCCCGAGGGCGCCCCGGTCGAGGAGCGCGACCTGCCGACCGCGGTCATCAGCGTGCTCGCCGCGCAGGCCGGGGCGTGGGCCGTGCGGGTGCACGACGTCACCGCCACCCGGCGCGCCCTCGACGTCCTCGGGGCGTGGCAGAGTGGAAGCCGTGGCTGA